CTTCCCCTTTCCCTAGCATTACTGTATTGGATGAGACGAGGAGCACAAACAGTCCATTTTGGAGATCTTGTCTATTCTTCTCGGAAGAATGGACCATTTCCTACACCCTGACACATAAATGCTTTCCGCTTTGCTTGTTGGTACCGTAATTAAAGTGCTTAATTCAGCCGAAATTTGAAAGCGGGTTTGGTGGACTTGAACTTTTGCTATTGAGCAAGGAAAGTCAAAATCGTCCACTtatggatgattttgatttaatttttACCAATACTAATGATGGAATCaattagattttcaaaatcaaggttgccagaaatTTGTAGGTAAAAGCGACAGCCACTTGCAACCCAATGTAAAAAGCTGggtttgagcaaaaaggcaaccctggtttgacggaatAAAAGTCAGggtcagggttacttttttaGGTTAGCTAATGGGTTTCCACCATACCACTACTTGCGACATacaccattgaaaatgtaaattggtaacCCTAATAGCAACCttccgtgattatttatttcatcCCATCAGTCACTAAGATCCATTTTTCAACATGGCCAATATCTAATTCCGGACAAAACTTTCAACTTGCTCCACGTCAAGTGGCATTGACCAACAATAATGAACTTAATGTCAGAAAACTCCAGCAAACTAGATCTGTTTGAAAGGGAATAACCAATCTCGATGcaaaattttgttcatttgttaTGTTCATAAATGAGCGCCTCTTGAGAGGGCTCGAAATGACACGACAAATTTGAAGCCGGAAATGCTCCAAATACGACTGTCAAGACAGCATGACATGCGCAATAACCAAGGTTCATGAGAAGACAGGCGGCTTGATTTAGcattcttcaaatctttgtAAATCTAAAACCACTTCGAATTTCAAATAAGAACCCAACGGGAACGAATTTCTGTAACAAGTTGTATCCATGAATATATGGATGAGAGCCACTTAACAAAGACTTGGAGAACTGAAACGTGCATTTAAAAGATCCAAGACTGGTAGATTGAATGCATATGATTGTAATTCCCTTTCATTGGAACCTGAAGAGTTGATGAGAGGGAACCTTCTCTCTGTGGTATTTTATTGACCTTTGGTGTTTGCCTAACATTCACTATAGGAACACGTGGACACCCATGTGATAACTCTGGCACCGATCAAACAGTGAGTCTCTCTGAGTCTGAGGAGGCATATCGTCGTCTATGATGAACCTCTGAATGAGTGATCCATAGTCAGATGGattgttgattttttccattgaataCCTCTGAGAGGTTGTGTTTGGGTTCTTGTGCAGTGTGACTGCTTGATATCATCTTTTGGATCACGTTTAATCCCCTGTCTCAGTGAATATCCACTCGTCAAAACATCCGACTCGAGGATTACATTGTCGAACGCTCCCGAACCAGCAGTACATACATAATGTGTCACTTTACTAATGGGTCCATGTTGGAAATGCTTGTCGTTTTTATTTCTGAACAGTGTATTAATGTACATTACAAAGACTCACGTCGAGCTGAAGAAGAAAGTAGCTCGTACTATAGTGCCCCTAGTGCTGTGTTTCCACGTGCTCACTCCTAGTTGTTGCAGTCTCTCAATCCCGTTGAACAAAGGTTCTTTCGATAAGCCGATTTTCCTTGAGCTGGCTAAGAATAATTGAACACCAGCCCACGACCGTTGGATTCTGTTGGGAAGTTTGGCTTAAGGCCCCATATCAACATTTTCTTAGGGTTGCTACTTTTGGTATACCCCGCGTTGAGCGTTATAATGATACGAGACAGTCCATTAAAATGTGTGGTCACGGTAATCAATACAGAGCTCAAGAGGTTGATCGTCAAAAGagaccaatttgaaaatcattggaTTAATCAAGATTGCACTGAAACCCGACCTTGGCGAATGTCTTCAACGGCTTTATTTGAACCCAAATACCAGAGGTACTGAGTCTGATGGCGAAGATGGACGTTaatcaaatatcaaagtttttcaatttgttcaacTTGATTCGAAGGCCGTTTTGTAAAGCTCTTTGCCAACATAGATGGTGGATGTACGTTACCCAGTTTGAAAATCCATTTACCCCTCGacttttcatttctcattattttttttcttttacaagaatcTCTTTCCTCCAGGAGAAAACATTAGTATTTTTAAgaagctttctttttttaattcttacTTTACGTACTGCGGACCACTGGGTGCGTGCCTTGCCTAGGCAGCGAAGCCAACCATCACATACATTATTTGTTCAAAGTCGTGCAGATCTGTATctgattggttctccatctgcGGTTCATGAATGCTTcccacttttttttcaacgaaGAATTGACTTTGCCCAATGCCGAAaggtaaagaaattaaatactttattcatttattcaagccagtggtaaaaatacatAATAACTtcacttctttttcaaagcttcGAAACGTCGGGTCAAATCATCAAAATCGATCTCAGACTCATCGCCCGGATTCTTCACATCCTCATCGTCCACCTCCTTGTTATCCGGAGTGACGGATTTCAACGGCGAGTCATGGGGCACCCCAGGCAACTCCGGGAAATCCAGATTATTCTTCATCGTGTTGTCCTCATTGGACTCTGACCGAACAGGAGGTGGGTTAGTTGACGTGGTCGGGGGCAGGTCAGGTTGTCGAGAGACTCCTCCAACGGCACCACCCCCCATATCTGGAGGAAAGTAAGGTGGAGGTCCATCGTCCTTGTGGTTGCTACCTCCTTGGGGCGGGTAAACTTATCCACCTGGGGGAGGGTATCCCATGGCTCCCCCACCATAAGCCGGAGGCACACCCCCATGAGGATGTCCTTGAGGTGGGTAGTTGAAAGGAGCATACCCACCCGGACCATGATTCCCATTGGTAGGCGGTGGAGCAGAAGCATTGGAGCCACTCCCAGGAGAGTTAAGGTCATTCTTTTCCGGCAAAGGAGGCGCTGGAGCCAAATCGATCAAGGCATCGGCTGCGTACACTTCGTCTTGAGAAAGGACCTGAAAGAAGAGACATTAGAAATGAGAAGAGAAAGATACTTGGCCTTGACGAGTTCAGTTTAGGTACAGTTTAGTTTAGAAACAAGGAAAACCGCCAGACGAGGACCTACGCTTGATGTTGGATTCTACCGAGAGTTCTTGCTTTTCCCGCTC
This DNA window, taken from Tigriopus californicus strain San Diego chromosome 9, Tcal_SD_v2.1, whole genome shotgun sequence, encodes the following:
- the LOC131887347 gene encoding IST1 homolog gives rise to the protein MGGGAVGGVSRQPDLPPTTSTNPPPVRSESNEDNTMKNNLDFPELPGVPHDSPLKSVTPDNKEVDDEDVKNPGDESEIDFDDLTRRFEALKKK